In the genome of Natronorubrum daqingense, the window ACTCTCGTCGAGGATCGCCTGTGCGAATCGTGGGTCTTTCTCTTCGCCCGTCACCGCCTCGAGTCGCTTGGCGATCTCGCGCGCCCGGCCGCTGACGGGGTAGTCCGCGAAGTCCGCCGTTCGCCCCTCGGCTTTCGAGACGATCGTGCTCGCGACGGTGAGCACGTCGCCGGGCTCGAGGCTCGCCCGATCCGCGACGAGTTCGGCGATATCGTCACCGGGACGGACCTCGGGCAGATCCATCACTGGGGTACATTCCATACCGGTGAGAGGGCTAGCGTCGCCAAAAACGCACCGTCACCGGATAATCGAGCCAGTGTCGGCAGTGTCTGGGACTATCGAACGAGCGGTGTGGCTGTCGACCGGCAGTCGAGACCCCGAAACAGCCGCCACTCAGGAAGCTGATTCGACCTCGAGTCCGGCCGCTCTCCCCTCGAGATAGGCCTCGATTCCACGAAACAGCACCTGATACGAGAACCACAGTCCGAGGATTCCGACGACACTGACAGCGACGGTACCGAGCGGCGCAAACAAGTCGACAGCGTATATCGCTCCGAAGAAGGTGAAAACGAGAATCAGCAGCGACCGAGTGAAGACCCAGTTTGCAATCTCCGCAGGTGAATGAGTTGGTTCCGGTTCGAACGCTTTCATACAATCAATTGATGGTTCTGGTATAACTGAGCTGGGAATTATGAATTCCACTCGAGAGACGATACTCCGCCCGAGCAGGATACTCCGCCCTAACGGACGGAACGCTGCTCGAGGATCCCGCCGTCTGGCGCGGGAAACGAGCGAGACGGCGAGACGTAAAATCGGTATTTACCACCGCGTTAGCCGAGGATGGGGAATTTCGGCACGTTTCGACCGGCCGTTCGCTGTCGACTCGCAGGTCCTCGAGTTCGACGTCGAACCCGGGTCAGTGAAGCAGGCTGTCGGTGGTGCAGGCGGAGGAGTCGGTGTTCATCGATCAGCCACTCCTCTCCGCGTTCTCGTTCGAGTCGGTTCGTTTGCCGGCCGAGCGGTCGGCCTCGAGCGCTGCTTCATCACGTTCGTCCGGCTCGCCGTGTCCGCCCCCGCCGGGCGTCCTGACGGACACCCTCGTCCCGGCGGCGACGTCGACGGTCGTCTTCGCGGGCACCGACTCGCCGTCGATCAGGTTCTCGCCGGTGTCGCCGTTCCGCCCGCCGGCGACGCCCTTCGGCGCGTGGCGACGGCGTTCGGTCAGCAGCGACACCGTCGCGTCCGCCTCGACGGTGACGGTGCGCTCGAGTCCCAGTCCGCCCCGGAATCGCCCCTCCCCGCCGCTATCCGGACGCAACGCGTAGCGTTCGACCCGGAGCGGGTACTCGGTCTCGAGGGATTCGATGGGCGTGTTCAACGTGTTCGTCATCCCCACTTGCACGCCGTCCATCCCGTCGCGGCCCGCTCGAGCGCCGAAGCCGCCGCCGATGGTCTCGTAGTAGGTGAACGAGCCGTCGCGCGCACCGATGGTCAGGTTGTTCATCGTCCCCTGTCCCTGGGCGGGCACGCGCTCGGGTGCGGCCCCAGCGAGCGCGGTGAAGACGACGTCCGTGACGCGCTGGCTGGTCTCGACGTTGCCGCCGACCACGGCAGCGGGAGAGTTCGGATTCAACAGCGAGCCCTCGGGTGCGTGGACGCTCACGGGCTCGTAGCAGCCGTGATTCGGCGGGATCTCGGGATCGGTGAGACAGCGCACGACGAAGTAAACCGCGCTCTTCGCGACCGCGATGGGGGCGTTGAGGTTGCCCTCGAGTTGCCCCGCGGTTCCCGAAAAGTCAACGTCGATCACGTCGCCGTCGACCGTCACGGAGACGCGGATTTCGATATCTTCGTCGGTGATGCCGTCACCCTCGAGGAGGTCGGTCGCCTCGTAGGTGCCGTCGGGGAGGGCCCTGATTTCCTCGGCGATCCGCTCGCGCGAGTAGTCGATGACGGCGTCGAACCCCGACACAACCGTATCCCGTCCGTGCTCGTCGAAGAGCGCCGCGAGCCGCGTTTCGGCGCGTTCGTTCGCCGCCAGTTGCGCCCGGAGGTCGGCCCGTCGCTCGGTCGGATTGCGGACGTTCGCGAGGATCAGCGACTGCACCTCCTCGCGGCGCTCGCCGCCCTCGACGAGCCGGGTCGGCGGGAGCCGCAGGCCTTCCTGGTAGATCTCCTGTGCCCCGGCGGGCATGCTGCCGGGGGTCATCCCGCCGACGTCGGCGTGGTGGGCGCGTGAGACGGCGAAGCCGACGATTTCGGGTTCCTCGATGGCCTCCTCTCGGTCCCCGTTCCCCTCGGGGGCGATCGGCGACACCATCGTCACGTCCGGCAGGTGCGTCCCGCCCGTGAACG includes:
- a CDS encoding hydantoinase B/oxoprolinase family protein; the protein is MTRDTTDAESDSDDGIDPVTLEVLRNQLESVAEEMGQTLIRGAYSPNIKERRDCSTALFDAEGRMIAQAEHIPVHLGAMPAAVDAVLEYDPKPGDVFVLNDPFTGGTHLPDVTMVSPIAPEGNGDREEAIEEPEIVGFAVSRAHHADVGGMTPGSMPAGAQEIYQEGLRLPPTRLVEGGERREEVQSLILANVRNPTERRADLRAQLAANERAETRLAALFDEHGRDTVVSGFDAVIDYSRERIAEEIRALPDGTYEATDLLEGDGITDEDIEIRVSVTVDGDVIDVDFSGTAGQLEGNLNAPIAVAKSAVYFVVRCLTDPEIPPNHGCYEPVSVHAPEGSLLNPNSPAAVVGGNVETSQRVTDVVFTALAGAAPERVPAQGQGTMNNLTIGARDGSFTYYETIGGGFGARAGRDGMDGVQVGMTNTLNTPIESLETEYPLRVERYALRPDSGGEGRFRGGLGLERTVTVEADATVSLLTERRRHAPKGVAGGRNGDTGENLIDGESVPAKTTVDVAAGTRVSVRTPGGGGHGEPDERDEAALEADRSAGKRTDSNENAERSG